From Quercus robur chromosome 8, dhQueRobu3.1, whole genome shotgun sequence:
CAAATGCGTAAAAGATGAATAATTCAGATAAAGTCTTGTATTTAACACAATCTCCTTAAAATAGATTTCGCCCCTCATATAATCTGTGATGTTTTGAGACTCATGGACGTCTACCTCCTAAGATAAAATGATCTACAGTACGGAGAAGAAATACACAAGGTTTGTACTCTGCGAACTACTTTatgtctttttctctctctttgactcaaaataaatgcacaaaatattttctctttgggagatttttttttttttttttttccagaaaagTTAGTTTTCATGAACGAGGGACTATGAATTTATATACGTTAGTGAATAGACACACTGTTCAAATAATAACTTTTGTGAACAGATTgattaactcaaaaaaaaaataaaaaaaaaaaattattattgggATAAGAGGGCCTAGTCCACATaccaaaacccaacccaatgtTTGGCCCATGagcatataaactcatatattatttctttcatttcctaTGTGGGACTCAGGATTTTCATCACTTTTAATAACATCTTCTAGTGAATAAGTTAAACgttaatttcttattcactcAATACTATTTTTCCAATGGttactgatgacgtcgaaaattgtcaccaatgggtcacaccgtactcgcgactcgaagcgaacctgcacaatagaagcaatcgaaagaagtccttcagagagcaccggtgtggtccCGGCCAAacgctctccgacggtcaagttagaattcttctgttttacttagagcgttagagggggtcaattaaagcgtacctcgatttctaaGGGTgttaggccttttatagtgatagagggttgacttttcttcttggtttccaaatcttttccatctgggactctaatacaaattcctctgagcgtggtgagcaaggatttccatttttggatCTTAGGGCTTTCCTAGGCGATAGGgacttcggatcatgggcccttactacgtctgtcagcgatgggccttcaaagtgcATGGGATCATCTTCACAGAGGCCCAGCAGttccgatccgtcaggcccattaaggtaggcccatcaggctcaatattttatcatcttcagttgcccccttcaccccaatggtccgtcagcttttaggtcaaaggatcaatggggtgacgatccTAACGTATGGGTATGACGGGTATTTTATGACAGAAGGGGATGAGACAAAAGAAGGTTTTAAGTTTAGTCATAACTGGTTGACGGATTTACGCAAGATAGGTGACGGTTCCAGATGGACCAACCCGTCAGAGGAAGATTCATAAAGTTGACGGTTACACGATAAGTACAAATCTGTTGATGcgtactgacaggttgtcaaCATTTATtgagcatgccacgtgtcaatCTTTGAATGGCtgttgtataggatcgaagcgtcgcttcgtcttccgtgcacttcctatatatataaggcgcctcactctcccatttttacaattttcactcagaaatcgtttgtcagagcgaagccgtcaaccttgtcagagcaATCCGTCGAGGACGAGTATCTACAgattacaccaaccgtcacctGTCCTCTGCTAAGTGTGGTAAGTACTTACTTTAATACCATAATCAAGTTACATTTCCGTCCttgcattgttgttaggcttacTATACCCGTCAATATTTTCAAACCCGTCAGTCTTAGGTTTCAtcgtcaattgtaggaaatgtctagtgcgtcaagtaaccagtcggtggttcgtgacGGGACGGAATAtgaggatgtatacccgtccggtcataaagaccaagagagccccggcgaatataggagtccgtctgcctcctcttcatcctcaacaaatgaggatattGAGATAGTTGAAATAGAGGGTTTCGATGACGACGGGAATCAAGCACTAGAGTCCGTtgtaggtgctgatggactaaggcagttcatcatgttgccagagtggacAGTGCATAGGTTcacatccgtcatcagggagaaACACTTCAGCACCTTTAGAACAAACTTCCAAATCCCGGACTACgtttccatccgtctaccctatgcgtcggagaagtgttactatgaaggggtagacggtgtcggagtatacgagcaggcgttgaaggcaagacttcgattcccgctctcaacacttcatagggaacttttgcactatctggggttgtccgtcacccagatatctcctaacgcctggagggtcttcatagccatggagattctttatGGTGCAATGTCGAATGGAGAAAGGAGactgacggtccgtgaatttcttcactgttaccgtccagacgagatttctggatcaagggggatgtatagttttgctagtcggagccccttgttgaaggtgatctttgagaccccagactcaaatagagactggaagagtcgttacttcttcctagagggtgacagatggatgaaccgtccaggggagacggagtacatgcccgtcgacacaacctGGGCAGTGATAAATCAGTCGTGTATGCACCCGTCTTAATTCTGTAATGCTTttcatatccgtccatttttatgtgtatatcttgatcgtctttctctgcaggtagacggcgcccgcAAGTTAGCCTTGAGGAAtttagtttccttgaaaagatttgcagaaaaactacgccggaggaaaggacttgggctaagttggtgaactcgaagaccatacattggtactgcgacggtcctgagcccacccaagaggctattagatacgacgagcgagttcatagacgtaagcccgtcaactttactttgccatttaattgACTTTACTTAGctttaatttcatccgtcattatttgcagagatggaagaCGCCAAAAGGAGAGCTTTAATTAAAGCTCAAGCCGTCAAGAAGAAGGAATTCGGTGAGGTGGTACCTAGGGTGTCGGCTTCAGCCccgaagaggaaaccgacatCAAAATCTGACTGTCCGtttaagcaaccaaaggtctctcttTAACCTGTGGTTGGTTTGATGGCTGAGGGGAccaagaccgtcaccccagctaAGCACGGGACGGGAAAAGGATTAATGACGGCACCAGATTCtaagcaagagagacctccttccctCCTCCGCGACGACTCCAAGTATGCGTTGGAGAAGCTGTCGTCTATTATCACGGCGGAAGACTATGAGGATCTTGGAAACcactcgacggaggccatgggggagacgggcctctttgcTGTTGCTCAGGTGGGTTATGTCCGTCAAAtatgtttgtttctctttttcgtTATTTAGTACATTATATGACGGGCTCCTTTCTTGTttgcagtccttggtcatgatgaagggattACTGGACCGGTGTCTCAATCGTGAGAGTACTTTGGACCGGGTGCGTGCAAAggcggagcagacggaggaagagcttggtcaactccataaatggaggtccactatggagaagaagctggagctctctgagaaggcaaggaaagagctggaggagaagacggTCGAGGCGCTGACGGCTATAGAGAAGAAGGAGGCGGAGATCAAAGAACTGAAGGAAGAGATCCGTCATGTGAAAGAGGTAGCCGTCAAGGAGTACCGCGACTCAGACTCCTTGGTGGGCGAGCTGGCGAACTctttccttcaaggcttcgacGACTCTCTCCGTTAGGTCAAGAAGGCCTACCCCGTGCTAGATTTGTCAATGGTCAAGCTTGACGACCAAGGccagacttctgccctccccgtcggttccgaaaatacggaggacctttTTGGCGAAGACACTGTTCAGGGCGACGGAGAATCCGTCCCGTCGAAGGATGTTCAAGTTGCTGAGCCAAAGAAAGTGGAATAATctttatgtaatttattttgagaacaatccgtcctctttttttttttttttttttttaatttacttttcaGAACAATCCGTCCTCTTTAACTGTATTAAACACTTGCCTTCTAGGCTTTTGGCTTAATGTTCATATGCTTTCTATTATTGTTTGGAACTTGTTTAAAAGTCCGTCCTCCTTCTTGAGGAAGGATTTTTATGAGAATATTTGTTTATCCATTATACTCCGTCCACATTGCAGACTTATTATCTTGTGTTGATTGAGCATTTACATCCGTGAGGATTTTCCTTCTCCGTCTATTTTTAGATGTTTATTATGaggatccgtccactttgtgacgttgtatatcacttttaaatgtACCGCCTATTTaatggacttgtaaaaaattttaacgtagTCAGTGGTCCGTCCACTTCGCGGACACGCTCTTCTATCatttccgtccaccttgtggacttgagttatcatccctgtaggatgtcatcatccctgtaggatggtCCGTCTATCTcgtggactttattttatgtccgtccattttgtggactttgGCTATTATCCCTgcaggatgatccgtccatcttgtggactttattttatgtccgtccattttgtggactttgGCTATTACCCCTgcaggatgatccgtccatcttgtggactttattttatgtccGTCCATTTTGTGAACTTTGGCTAttatccctgtaggatgatccgtccatcttgtggactttattgtgtccgtccattttatggactgagggtgatcgtccttgtaggacgatccgtccatcttgtggact
This genomic window contains:
- the LOC126696047 gene encoding uncharacterized protein LOC126696047 is translated as MAEGTKTVTPAKHGTGKGLMTAPDSKQERPPSLLRDDSKYALEKLSSIITAEDYEDLGNHSTEAMGETGLFAVAQSLVMMKGLLDRCLNRESTLDRVRAKAEQTEEELGQLHKWRSTMEKKLELSEKARKELEEKTVEALTAIEKKEAEIKELKEEIRHVKEVAVKEYRDSDSLVGELANSFLQGFDDSLR